The region ACCGTTTCATAGCCTTCTTCCAGACAGCGGAAATACGGATAATAGATTTCCAGCGCTTCTACCGCATCACCAGCAATAATCAGTATCTTCTTAGCCATTAATATTCCCTCCAGGATAAAATTATGGATTCATTCGTATATATTCTGCAGGAAGATGCCAAAATCCTTTAATTTTCCTCGCCTTTTCGCACGAATCGGAATTCCCCTTCCACTTCACCATCTAATCCCGCAATTGCCATAGGGTATGTGAGTACCTGTATGTTGAAGGAGCCTTTTTCAGGTTCTGTCACACTGTAGGTAACAATATTGATGTTATTTCCGGTTTCTGTCTTTTCCCTCCGGATTTGTTCAATTTCCACTTTATAACCGCCTGTTGTCTTTTGACCCAGCAGAATAACCGCATATGTTTTCCCCTGTTGACGAAACACTTTATTTTGTTCCTTTGATTCGTTTTGCCGAATCCATTCCTGAACATTATCAGGTGCAGCATCTTTTTTAATCGTGTGGAATGCCAGTTTATCAGACATGGAACTGTCCTCCTTTAAAGTTGATCCGCAACCAGATAGATTAATCACTAATAAAATGAGTATGAAAAAACCGATGGACTTATCTGTCATGGCTGCTCCCCTTTCGTATATTATGTAATCGGGAGAAGGGTGATCATTCCAATTAAGAGGCTGGGACAAAAAGTGATTTAACAAAAGAAAAAACAAAATAAATGGTGGGTTCAACCGCTCCGGAAATATACTTCGCTTTCACTTTCGAG is a window of Virgibacillus ihumii DNA encoding:
- a CDS encoding protease complex subunit PrcB family protein; translated protein: MSDKLAFHTIKKDAAPDNVQEWIRQNESKEQNKVFRQQGKTYAVILLGQKTTGGYKVEIEQIRREKTETGNNINIVTYSVTEPEKGSFNIQVLTYPMAIAGLDGEVEGEFRFVRKGEEN